One genomic window of Ornithodoros turicata isolate Travis unplaced genomic scaffold, ASM3712646v1 Chromosome44, whole genome shotgun sequence includes the following:
- the LOC135374106 gene encoding uncharacterized protein LOC135374106 isoform X1, with amino-acid sequence MEFFHLLDCICAILLCSLALWCGISRFMYRNMASTSESDVDMERSPQWDDVRKEMHEAIAAKDEARVLKCLDAVPALKLWLDPVTDESARYKAIEEGAFNIHGLLVSRECGLKNDSESLCYQHLSPLERAEIRRQRYYTTECEGSYIDYLKSKSLSVTRCDDFSVRLEKMFKQLSSDEVNRIILKVAARAPHLEIRFDYNSENVQGITGSCNRGVAGLTFYKEQRVFIRGRAADAKVWGTLIHELCHMALYLVYRNDGKPYYSDDKERENQYNDIVNDIKSRKEELNLLIQQALKDRNEEEELIVRIPHVLVQHGCDEGHRVLEREVPELLNFFKDHVVQDMREYIQNGIPSIDATQIEKENARLNKAFNTRNLKVQFEKPINRSLWEKGSLHIVTGPEPRLLEIMVHNSVKATGRPYLFFEEHESCPTLDCDVLVQYKCAFVLVTVRCITGFIETLRFLGDVSRVTGTKVILLVEDREKENLMKKVQEVAFFAERHKVHKIIEASFEHVMKSCKKEVFKNSCVKLQGQDISTLPDATTIDTFLRCVDTAVFLKLCESESIDLGPPLHELEECVMSYYIERRLTRTVEIDLQECRMNDDKEAFALLGCEKHVAKFIPKGYEAKHMDNLVQFEKFVVVQKPHDYEALLDNDKYSEKVVHLLRLNESRDGLLWTKSNGPLNHLPMTGCDDYTTETLLNVPEKVVVVSGAPGMGKSVLASRLCTQLKTQDKKRWMLYVDLVQRMASVKTASPSLEYLANLCQVGKGGLEFALFEESLNNGNPFKVVVMLDGFDEVNEECRECVVKLVRFLAKRKVYKVYIFTRTVFKRHVQDALHTVSYDLIPFSDDNQNDFLTRYRAQTKTPATRNNAFAQKFEQLYGTLKTKNKTILETPLLLRMMAQMERGGNYKV; translated from the exons ATGGAGTTCTTCCACCTGCTTGACTGCATATGCGCCATCTTGTTGTGTTCCCTTGCTCTGTGGTGTg GAATTTCTCGCTTCATGTACAGAAATATGGCTTCGACATCTGAATCTGACGTCGACATGGAAAGGTCACCACAGTGGGACGACGTCAGGAAGGAAATGCACGAAGCCATTGCAGCGAAAGACGAGGCTCGTGTTCTGAAGTGCCTGGATGCTGTGCCTGCATTGAAACTGTGGTTGGATCCTGTCACAGATGAGTCAGCTCGTTACAAAGCAATCGAAGAAGGAGCCTTCAATATTCATGGCCTTTTAGTCTCGCGGGAATGTGGACTCAAGAACGACAGCGAATCATTGTGTTACCAACATCTCTCACCCCTTGAACGAGCTGAAATTCGTCGACAACGATATTACACCACAGAATGCGAGGGCTCTTACATCGACTATTTGAAAAGCAAATCACTGAGCGTCACCAGATGTGATGACTTCTCTGTACGATTGGAGAAGATGTTTAAGCAGCTCTCCAGTGATGAAGTAAACAGGATTATTCTCAAAGTGGCTGCAAGAGCGCCACACCTGGAAATAAGGTTCGACTACAACAGTGAAAACGTTCAAGGGATCACGGGAAGTTGCAATAGAGGCGTTGCCGGCCTTACTTTCTACAAAGAACAAAGAGTTTTCATCAGGGGTCGTGCTGCAGACGCCAAAGTCTGGGGAACACTTATTCATGAGTTATGTCATATGGCACTTTACCTAGTGTACAGGAACGATGGCAAGCCATATTACAGTGACGATAAGGAGCGGGAGAACCAATACAATGACATCGTGAATGACATAAAATCGAGGAAGGAAGAACTGAACCTTCTCATCCAGCAAGCTTTAAAGGAcagaaatgaagaagaagagtTAATTGTACGGATCCCCCACGTACTGGTTCAACATGGTTGCGACGAAGGTCATAGGGTTCTGGAACGGGAAGTACCCGAACTGCTAAATTTTTTCAAGGACCATGTCGTTCAGGACATGAGGGAATACATTCAGAATGGAATCCCATCCATAGATGCAACACAgatagaaaaggaaaacgctaGACTGAACAAAGCTTTCAACACTCGCAATCTCAAAGTCCAGTTCGAGAAACCAATAAATAGAAGTCTCTGGGAGAAGGGGTCGCTTCACATCGTTACGGGTCCAGAACCGAGGCTTCTCGAAATAATGGTTCACAACTCTGTGAAAGCTACTGGTCGACCATACTTGTTTTTCGAAGAACACGAGAGCTGCCCCACGCTGGACTGTGATGTGTTAGTGCAGTACAAATGTGCATTTGTGCTCGTGACAGTTCGTTGCATCACAGGCTTTATAGAAACTCTTAGATTTCTGGGTGACGTGTCCCGTGTGACCGGAACAAAAGTCATCTTGCTCGTGGAagacagagagaaagaaaactTGATGAAAAAAGTGCAAGAAGTTGCATTCTTTGCGGAGAGACACAAAGTTCACAAGATCATCGAAGCAAGCTTCGAGCATGTCATGAAAAGTTGCAAGAAAGAAGTTTTCAAAAATTCCTGCGTAAAACTTCAGGGCCAAGATATTTCAACGTTACCGGATGCAACGACTATAGATACCTTCTTACGTTGCGTAGACACCGCGGTTTTCCTAAAGCTATGCGAGTCGGAGAGCATTGACCTGGGACCTCCTCTTCATGAACTAGAAGAATGTGTTATGAGCTATTACATAGAACGAAGGCTTACAAGAACTGTGGAAATTGACCTGCAAGAATGTAGAATGAACGATGACAAAGAGGCTTTCGCACTTCTGGGTTGTGAGAAACATGTTGCAAAATTTATACCTAAAGGTTACGAGGCAAAACACATGGATAATTTAGTGCAGTTTGAAAAATTTGTGGTAGTCCAGAAGCCACATGACTACGAAGCTCTCCTAGACAACGATAAATACAGCGAGAAGGTAGTGCACCTGCTAAGGCTAAACGAATCCCGCGATGGACTCTTGTGGACCAAATCAAATGGCCCTCTCAATCACCTTCCAATGACGGGATGTGACGATTACACGACAGAGACGTTGCTGAACGTGCCCGAGAAGGTCGTTGTCGTCTCTGGAGCACCTGGTATGGGAAAGAGTGTGTTGGCATCTCGGTTGTGTACACAGTTAAAAACTCAAGACAAGAAACGGTGGATGCTCTACGTCGACCTTGTTCAGAGAATGGCATCAGTTAAAACTGCGTCGCCTAGTCTGGAATATCTAGCGAATCTGTGCCAGGTAGGAAAAGGTGGTCTGGAGTTCGCTTTGTTCGAGGAAAGCTTGAACAATGGGAACCCTTTCAAGGTCGTCGTCATGCTGGATGGCTTCGATGAAGTCAACGAAGAATGTCGAGAGTGTGTGGTGAAACTTGTACGGTTTCTAGCTAAGAGAAAAGTTTACAAGGTGTACATTTTTACTCGCACTGTGTTTAAGCGCCATGTACAAGATGCCTTGCACACAGTGTCATATGATCTCATTCCTTTTTCTGATGATAACCAGAATGATTTCCTCACAAGATATAGGGCCCAAACAAAAACTCCAGCCACCAGGAATAACGCATTTGCGCAAAAATTCGAGCAACTGTACGGGACATTGAAGACGAAAAACAAGACAATCCTAGAAACCCCTCTTCTACTTCGTATGATGGCTCAGATGGAGAGAGGGGGAAATTACAAAGTCTGA
- the LOC135374106 gene encoding uncharacterized protein LOC135374106 isoform X2, translating into MYRNMASTSESDVDMERSPQWDDVRKEMHEAIAAKDEARVLKCLDAVPALKLWLDPVTDESARYKAIEEGAFNIHGLLVSRECGLKNDSESLCYQHLSPLERAEIRRQRYYTTECEGSYIDYLKSKSLSVTRCDDFSVRLEKMFKQLSSDEVNRIILKVAARAPHLEIRFDYNSENVQGITGSCNRGVAGLTFYKEQRVFIRGRAADAKVWGTLIHELCHMALYLVYRNDGKPYYSDDKERENQYNDIVNDIKSRKEELNLLIQQALKDRNEEEELIVRIPHVLVQHGCDEGHRVLEREVPELLNFFKDHVVQDMREYIQNGIPSIDATQIEKENARLNKAFNTRNLKVQFEKPINRSLWEKGSLHIVTGPEPRLLEIMVHNSVKATGRPYLFFEEHESCPTLDCDVLVQYKCAFVLVTVRCITGFIETLRFLGDVSRVTGTKVILLVEDREKENLMKKVQEVAFFAERHKVHKIIEASFEHVMKSCKKEVFKNSCVKLQGQDISTLPDATTIDTFLRCVDTAVFLKLCESESIDLGPPLHELEECVMSYYIERRLTRTVEIDLQECRMNDDKEAFALLGCEKHVAKFIPKGYEAKHMDNLVQFEKFVVVQKPHDYEALLDNDKYSEKVVHLLRLNESRDGLLWTKSNGPLNHLPMTGCDDYTTETLLNVPEKVVVVSGAPGMGKSVLASRLCTQLKTQDKKRWMLYVDLVQRMASVKTASPSLEYLANLCQVGKGGLEFALFEESLNNGNPFKVVVMLDGFDEVNEECRECVVKLVRFLAKRKVYKVYIFTRTVFKRHVQDALHTVSYDLIPFSDDNQNDFLTRYRAQTKTPATRNNAFAQKFEQLYGTLKTKNKTILETPLLLRMMAQMERGGNYKV; encoded by the coding sequence ATGTACAGAAATATGGCTTCGACATCTGAATCTGACGTCGACATGGAAAGGTCACCACAGTGGGACGACGTCAGGAAGGAAATGCACGAAGCCATTGCAGCGAAAGACGAGGCTCGTGTTCTGAAGTGCCTGGATGCTGTGCCTGCATTGAAACTGTGGTTGGATCCTGTCACAGATGAGTCAGCTCGTTACAAAGCAATCGAAGAAGGAGCCTTCAATATTCATGGCCTTTTAGTCTCGCGGGAATGTGGACTCAAGAACGACAGCGAATCATTGTGTTACCAACATCTCTCACCCCTTGAACGAGCTGAAATTCGTCGACAACGATATTACACCACAGAATGCGAGGGCTCTTACATCGACTATTTGAAAAGCAAATCACTGAGCGTCACCAGATGTGATGACTTCTCTGTACGATTGGAGAAGATGTTTAAGCAGCTCTCCAGTGATGAAGTAAACAGGATTATTCTCAAAGTGGCTGCAAGAGCGCCACACCTGGAAATAAGGTTCGACTACAACAGTGAAAACGTTCAAGGGATCACGGGAAGTTGCAATAGAGGCGTTGCCGGCCTTACTTTCTACAAAGAACAAAGAGTTTTCATCAGGGGTCGTGCTGCAGACGCCAAAGTCTGGGGAACACTTATTCATGAGTTATGTCATATGGCACTTTACCTAGTGTACAGGAACGATGGCAAGCCATATTACAGTGACGATAAGGAGCGGGAGAACCAATACAATGACATCGTGAATGACATAAAATCGAGGAAGGAAGAACTGAACCTTCTCATCCAGCAAGCTTTAAAGGAcagaaatgaagaagaagagtTAATTGTACGGATCCCCCACGTACTGGTTCAACATGGTTGCGACGAAGGTCATAGGGTTCTGGAACGGGAAGTACCCGAACTGCTAAATTTTTTCAAGGACCATGTCGTTCAGGACATGAGGGAATACATTCAGAATGGAATCCCATCCATAGATGCAACACAgatagaaaaggaaaacgctaGACTGAACAAAGCTTTCAACACTCGCAATCTCAAAGTCCAGTTCGAGAAACCAATAAATAGAAGTCTCTGGGAGAAGGGGTCGCTTCACATCGTTACGGGTCCAGAACCGAGGCTTCTCGAAATAATGGTTCACAACTCTGTGAAAGCTACTGGTCGACCATACTTGTTTTTCGAAGAACACGAGAGCTGCCCCACGCTGGACTGTGATGTGTTAGTGCAGTACAAATGTGCATTTGTGCTCGTGACAGTTCGTTGCATCACAGGCTTTATAGAAACTCTTAGATTTCTGGGTGACGTGTCCCGTGTGACCGGAACAAAAGTCATCTTGCTCGTGGAagacagagagaaagaaaactTGATGAAAAAAGTGCAAGAAGTTGCATTCTTTGCGGAGAGACACAAAGTTCACAAGATCATCGAAGCAAGCTTCGAGCATGTCATGAAAAGTTGCAAGAAAGAAGTTTTCAAAAATTCCTGCGTAAAACTTCAGGGCCAAGATATTTCAACGTTACCGGATGCAACGACTATAGATACCTTCTTACGTTGCGTAGACACCGCGGTTTTCCTAAAGCTATGCGAGTCGGAGAGCATTGACCTGGGACCTCCTCTTCATGAACTAGAAGAATGTGTTATGAGCTATTACATAGAACGAAGGCTTACAAGAACTGTGGAAATTGACCTGCAAGAATGTAGAATGAACGATGACAAAGAGGCTTTCGCACTTCTGGGTTGTGAGAAACATGTTGCAAAATTTATACCTAAAGGTTACGAGGCAAAACACATGGATAATTTAGTGCAGTTTGAAAAATTTGTGGTAGTCCAGAAGCCACATGACTACGAAGCTCTCCTAGACAACGATAAATACAGCGAGAAGGTAGTGCACCTGCTAAGGCTAAACGAATCCCGCGATGGACTCTTGTGGACCAAATCAAATGGCCCTCTCAATCACCTTCCAATGACGGGATGTGACGATTACACGACAGAGACGTTGCTGAACGTGCCCGAGAAGGTCGTTGTCGTCTCTGGAGCACCTGGTATGGGAAAGAGTGTGTTGGCATCTCGGTTGTGTACACAGTTAAAAACTCAAGACAAGAAACGGTGGATGCTCTACGTCGACCTTGTTCAGAGAATGGCATCAGTTAAAACTGCGTCGCCTAGTCTGGAATATCTAGCGAATCTGTGCCAGGTAGGAAAAGGTGGTCTGGAGTTCGCTTTGTTCGAGGAAAGCTTGAACAATGGGAACCCTTTCAAGGTCGTCGTCATGCTGGATGGCTTCGATGAAGTCAACGAAGAATGTCGAGAGTGTGTGGTGAAACTTGTACGGTTTCTAGCTAAGAGAAAAGTTTACAAGGTGTACATTTTTACTCGCACTGTGTTTAAGCGCCATGTACAAGATGCCTTGCACACAGTGTCATATGATCTCATTCCTTTTTCTGATGATAACCAGAATGATTTCCTCACAAGATATAGGGCCCAAACAAAAACTCCAGCCACCAGGAATAACGCATTTGCGCAAAAATTCGAGCAACTGTACGGGACATTGAAGACGAAAAACAAGACAATCCTAGAAACCCCTCTTCTACTTCGTATGATGGCTCAGATGGAGAGAGGGGGAAATTACAAAGTCTGA